The proteins below come from a single Calditerrivibrio sp. genomic window:
- the aroF gene encoding 3-deoxy-7-phosphoheptulonate synthase has product MIIVLKPDVTEIEIDHILQKLEQYGFKTYLSNAGERTIIGAIGDERALRDKPLSTFPGVEKVVPILKPFKLVSKDFKKEPTVLNIKGIKIGGKHIAVMAGPCSVESRDMLFYIAERVYKAGARILRGGAFKPRTSPYAFQGLGEEGLKYLREAADAFGMLVVTEVMDPRDIDLVLKYTDIAQIGARNMQNFRLLKEIGKAKIPVLLKRGLSATIKEFLMAAEYIASEGNSDIILCERGIRSFDTETRNILDLSAIPVIRSMSHLPIIADPSHGTGRADCILPMAQAAIAAGADGLMVEVHHCPEEALSDGDQSILPDDFDLLMKRVKVIAATLEKHIEE; this is encoded by the coding sequence ATGATAATAGTGCTTAAACCTGACGTAACTGAGATAGAGATTGATCATATACTCCAGAAGCTTGAACAGTATGGTTTTAAAACATACCTTTCAAACGCCGGTGAAAGAACAATAATCGGTGCCATTGGAGACGAAAGAGCCTTAAGAGACAAACCCCTTTCCACATTCCCAGGTGTTGAAAAGGTAGTACCAATACTAAAACCATTTAAGCTGGTCAGTAAAGATTTCAAAAAAGAGCCCACAGTCCTCAATATTAAGGGAATAAAAATAGGTGGGAAACATATAGCTGTAATGGCTGGTCCCTGTTCTGTTGAAAGTAGGGATATGTTATTCTATATCGCAGAAAGGGTCTATAAAGCTGGAGCAAGAATACTCAGAGGGGGTGCCTTCAAACCCCGCACTTCACCCTACGCTTTCCAAGGATTAGGGGAAGAGGGGCTTAAGTATCTTAGAGAAGCTGCAGATGCATTTGGTATGCTTGTCGTCACAGAGGTGATGGACCCAAGAGACATCGATCTGGTTTTAAAGTACACCGATATCGCCCAAATTGGTGCAAGAAATATGCAAAATTTTAGATTATTAAAAGAGATTGGCAAAGCCAAAATCCCCGTACTTTTAAAAAGGGGCCTATCAGCAACAATAAAGGAATTTCTCATGGCTGCAGAATATATTGCTTCAGAGGGTAACAGTGATATCATTCTATGTGAAAGGGGGATCAGAAGCTTCGACACAGAAACGAGAAACATACTTGATCTTTCAGCTATTCCAGTTATTAGAAGCATGTCCCATTTGCCCATTATAGCTGATCCCAGTCACGGAACAGGTAGAGCAGATTGCATACTACCAATGGCACAAGCAGCTATTGCTGCTGGCGCTGATGGGCTTATGGTGGAGGTACACCACTGCCCAGAAGAGGCGCTAAGTGATGGGGATCAATCGATACTTCCAGATGATTTTGATCTTTTGATGAAAAGGGTTAAAGTCATTGCTGCCACATTAGAAAAACATATTGAAGAGTAG
- the hisC gene encoding histidinol-phosphate transaminase produces the protein MIDYKKLAGDKISSLIPYQPGKPIKELERELGIKEAIKLASNENPLGVSDKVIKAVTEALHEMNRYPLGDAFYLRQELSRFLNVAPERIIFGTGSNEIIELAIRTFVKPGEHVLSYAPSFSVYGIIAQANGNFCKWVPTGERFKIDFSKIKEAVEETTRIVFLANPNNPTGVYFPEEELIDFLEFVPKETIVVLDEAYIEYVDAPDYPNSLKLMDKYHNLLSMRTFSKAYGLAGFRIGYAFGHPDCIDMLNRVRQPFNVNMVAQIAAIAALEDKDFVRNSIKVNREGKAYLYKQFKEMGLDFIETQANFILVNVGDGKDVFEKLLKEGVIVRFLGPFLKEYVRVSIGTPQENEIFINKLKKVLNK, from the coding sequence ATGATAGACTACAAAAAATTAGCAGGAGACAAAATCAGTTCTCTAATACCATACCAGCCCGGTAAACCAATAAAAGAGCTTGAGAGGGAGCTCGGTATAAAAGAAGCTATAAAACTCGCTTCAAATGAAAACCCATTAGGGGTTTCAGATAAAGTTATAAAGGCAGTCACTGAAGCTCTTCATGAGATGAACAGATACCCGTTAGGGGATGCCTTCTACCTTAGACAGGAGCTGAGCAGATTTCTTAATGTCGCACCAGAAAGGATTATATTTGGTACTGGCTCAAATGAGATAATCGAGCTTGCCATTAGAACCTTTGTAAAACCAGGTGAACACGTTTTATCCTATGCTCCATCCTTTTCAGTATATGGTATAATAGCCCAAGCAAATGGTAATTTCTGCAAATGGGTCCCAACAGGGGAACGATTTAAAATAGACTTTTCTAAAATTAAAGAAGCTGTTGAAGAAACAACAAGAATAGTGTTTTTAGCAAACCCCAACAACCCAACAGGGGTTTATTTTCCAGAAGAGGAGTTAATTGATTTTCTAGAATTTGTACCAAAGGAAACGATCGTAGTACTTGATGAAGCATACATAGAATATGTGGATGCACCTGATTATCCAAACAGTTTAAAACTAATGGATAAGTATCATAATCTATTGAGTATGCGTACCTTTTCTAAGGCTTATGGCCTTGCAGGTTTTAGAATAGGCTACGCTTTCGGTCATCCCGATTGTATTGATATGCTAAACAGAGTTAGACAACCTTTCAATGTAAATATGGTTGCCCAAATTGCTGCGATAGCGGCACTTGAGGATAAAGACTTTGTCAGAAACTCTATAAAAGTAAACCGAGAAGGCAAAGCATATCTATACAAACAGTTCAAGGAGATGGGGCTTGATTTTATCGAAACACAGGCAAACTTCATCTTGGTAAATGTAGGTGACGGCAAAGATGTATTTGAAAAGTTATTAAAAGAGGGTGTAATTGTAAGATTTTTAGGTCCATTTTTAAAAGAGTATGTTAGGGTATCCATAGGGACACCCCAAGAAAATGAAATTTTTATCAATAAGCTCAAAAAGGTGCTCAATAAATGA